From the Thermovirga lienii DSM 17291 genome, one window contains:
- a CDS encoding diguanylate cyclase (PFAM: GGDEF domain; CHASE4 domain~TIGRFAM: diguanylate cyclase (GGDEF) domain~COGs: COG2199 FOG: GGDEF domain~InterPro IPR000160: IPR007892~KEGG: fno:Fnod_0031 diguanylate cyclase~PFAM: GGDEF domain containing protein; CHASE4 domain protein~SMART: GGDEF domain containing protein~SPTR: Diguanylate cyclase;~TIGRFAM: diguanylate cyclase), with protein MKYSFLRRSLIFLFSILALETLIILVVCAAIWSQFNHMASERHRTLQENIGVVLEEVNNVYDFVAKDYSWWDEMVEFLSTEDQLWAADNIALDSLLSQYVVDGIAVVNRSGKVIFQDGVATDALLEGYIRKLNFKKPEFKHFYGTFGDSTVMYYIAPIQPGGDVERRSVPQGYLFVIKVIDAHYLGRLALLTNCSVTFAAKEPEPQLGLVSVPLRGDHGKPVGYLVFRELDPLLPMGKKLLVSLSLIALGTSISFGLLIIGYVYFRFIKPLKDMGKALLDKDPDQISGYARKRGEIGNIADAVSRFIEYFRVDPLTGLRSRHEMETILERYIERAKDQHFSIIMADLDNFKDLNDTYGHKVGDEILAEFGRLIRDCIRVNDLAFRYGGEEFLIILPGANFYEAAECAERMRKKLKDATICKGITVSASFGVAEYQENDTASSLLERADRALYRAKAQGKNRVEVLIGIDT; from the coding sequence ATGAAGTACTCTTTCTTGCGCAGGTCTTTGATATTCCTTTTTTCCATTTTAGCGTTGGAGACCTTAATTATATTGGTAGTTTGTGCAGCTATTTGGAGTCAATTCAACCATATGGCCTCTGAACGACATAGGACTCTACAGGAAAACATAGGGGTAGTCCTGGAGGAGGTAAACAACGTATATGACTTCGTGGCCAAAGATTATTCTTGGTGGGACGAGATGGTGGAATTTCTTTCCACTGAAGACCAACTTTGGGCTGCGGATAACATTGCCCTGGATAGTTTGCTTTCTCAGTATGTGGTTGATGGGATAGCGGTGGTGAATAGAAGCGGGAAAGTAATATTTCAAGACGGCGTAGCAACTGATGCCCTGCTTGAAGGATACATAAGGAAGTTAAACTTCAAAAAGCCTGAATTTAAGCATTTCTATGGAACCTTCGGCGACAGTACTGTCATGTATTATATCGCTCCAATTCAACCAGGAGGAGATGTGGAGCGCAGAAGTGTCCCTCAGGGGTACCTGTTTGTGATAAAAGTTATAGACGCTCATTATTTAGGACGATTGGCCCTTTTGACTAATTGTTCTGTGACCTTTGCGGCAAAGGAGCCTGAACCCCAGCTGGGGCTTGTTTCGGTGCCCCTCAGGGGTGACCATGGAAAACCAGTGGGTTATTTGGTGTTCAGGGAGCTTGATCCCTTGCTCCCTATGGGCAAGAAGCTTTTGGTAAGCCTTTCTCTTATAGCTTTGGGGACCAGCATTTCCTTTGGCCTATTGATCATTGGGTATGTTTACTTTAGGTTCATCAAGCCCTTAAAGGATATGGGAAAAGCTTTATTGGATAAGGACCCAGACCAGATTAGCGGCTATGCAAGAAAAAGAGGAGAGATAGGAAATATAGCTGATGCGGTAAGTCGTTTCATAGAGTACTTCAGGGTGGATCCTCTGACTGGACTGAGGTCTAGACATGAAATGGAAACCATACTGGAACGATACATAGAGAGGGCAAAGGATCAGCATTTTTCAATAATTATGGCCGACCTAGATAACTTCAAGGATTTAAATGACACTTACGGTCACAAGGTGGGGGACGAGATTTTAGCTGAGTTTGGACGACTGATCAGAGATTGCATTAGAGTAAATGATCTAGCTTTCAGGTACGGGGGAGAGGAGTTTTTGATAATTTTGCCAGGGGCAAACTTTTATGAAGCCGCTGAGTGCGCGGAGAGAATGAGGAAGAAATTAAAAGATGCAACTATATGTAAGGGAATAACGGTCTCCGCAAGTTTCGGAGTTGCGGAATACCAGGAGAACGATACAGCTTCCAGCCTTCTTGAGAGGGCGGATAGGGCCCTATACAGAGCCAAAGCTCAGGGTAAAAACAGGGTAGAGGTTTTGATTGGTATTGATACATAG
- a CDS encoding transposase mutator type (PFAM: Transposase, Mutator family~COGs: COG3328 Transposase and inactivated derivatives~InterPro IPR001207~KEGG: slp:Slip_1151 transposase mutator type~PFAM: transposase mutator type~SPTR: Transposase mutator type) has protein sequence MAQYNITIDSELLHQLFLSDSKDSGVSKLLESVLNQVLQAQATEQLRAEAYERTEERRGYRNGTYPHRLTTRVGSLVLRVPRLRNGKFSTELFSRYQRSEQAFILALMEMVVNGVSTRKVSEITEELCGVRISKSLVSELCRRLDPVIEAWRDRSLKDKEYPFLIVDALVIRVREENRVLHRSMLICVGVNREGIREVLGFVVGDSESEESWGDFFGWLKDRGLRGVDLVVSDDHKGLVKALRRNFQGSSWQRCQTHFIRNILSASPKGLQGELKTRIQAILHAPDMGTARMLLMRVLEEYEEKAPKAMRILEEGFDDAVAILSLPEKYRKRLRTTNSVERLNEEIRRRERVIRIFPSRESAVRLLGAVLLEIDNKWAGGRKYLDMDEYYEYLSQQQSRSSPKIYCL, from the coding sequence ATGGCTCAGTACAATATTACCATCGACTCAGAATTACTGCATCAGTTATTTTTGTCGGACAGTAAGGATTCTGGAGTATCTAAGTTATTGGAGTCGGTATTGAATCAAGTTCTTCAAGCCCAGGCAACGGAACAGTTGAGAGCAGAGGCTTACGAGCGGACAGAGGAAAGACGAGGGTATCGCAACGGGACATACCCGCACAGGCTTACGACGAGAGTAGGGAGCCTTGTTTTGAGGGTGCCCAGGCTTCGTAATGGCAAGTTTTCTACGGAGCTTTTCAGCAGATATCAGAGGAGCGAACAGGCCTTTATTTTGGCTTTGATGGAGATGGTAGTAAATGGGGTATCAACCCGTAAGGTATCTGAGATAACCGAGGAGTTATGTGGAGTAAGGATATCCAAGTCATTGGTGTCGGAATTATGCAGGAGGCTGGATCCAGTTATAGAAGCGTGGAGAGATAGGTCTTTGAAGGACAAGGAGTATCCTTTTTTGATTGTAGATGCATTGGTTATAAGGGTGAGGGAAGAAAACAGGGTCTTACATAGGAGCATGCTTATATGTGTGGGTGTGAACAGAGAAGGTATACGAGAAGTTTTGGGGTTTGTGGTAGGAGATAGCGAATCAGAGGAGAGCTGGGGGGATTTTTTCGGTTGGTTGAAAGATAGAGGTTTAAGAGGTGTGGATTTAGTGGTATCTGACGACCACAAGGGATTAGTAAAGGCTTTGAGGAGAAATTTTCAGGGGTCAAGCTGGCAGAGGTGTCAAACTCATTTTATACGGAACATACTATCTGCTTCACCTAAGGGTCTTCAGGGGGAGCTCAAGACTCGGATACAGGCTATTTTGCATGCTCCGGATATGGGGACAGCCAGGATGTTGTTGATGAGGGTTTTAGAGGAATACGAAGAAAAAGCTCCTAAGGCGATGAGGATTTTGGAAGAGGGATTTGACGATGCTGTGGCGATATTGTCTTTGCCGGAGAAGTATCGTAAGCGTCTGAGGACGACCAACAGTGTGGAGAGATTGAATGAGGAGATAAGGCGTAGGGAGAGGGTTATACGGATATTTCCAAGCAGGGAATCGGCAGTAAGGTTGCTTGGCGCAGTTCTTCTTGAGATAGACAACAAGTGGGCTGGTGGAAGGAAGTACCTTGATATGGATGAGTACTATGAATATCTTTCACAACAGCAATCTAGATCAAGCCCTAAAATCTATTGCCTTTAA
- a CDS encoding hypothetical protein (KEGG: mmz:MmarC7_1808 hypothetical protein~SPTR: Putative uncharacterized protein) has product MEHANGRSVLKEAEEDRMEKLTLTLEITERVVLEYLEQFPEEVRCEKALDALKVGVIAIQSASPSLDTRVVEEKFRQVEEDINGAISDFKEEIRTKLEQYFKAEGGFVPLCLERYFGENGSLARAMEEYFDMERGRLSEVLKRQVGPESFLGRQMDPANREGLIARVESVVEEIIKENSRQVLGAFSLDDENSSLSRLKRSIREELERFDKKASEQYASILALLEREKGRMEEAQRGTAKGRDFEDALYERLARLARELGDWSENVSGSKGSVAYEKVGDYVVRLGEDSAASGKVLVFEAKKASGYNLRKIKDELDRAKKNREADMGIFVFCKGYEPPEVGDFYRMGGDFVVTVDEDALMGDKPVIFFETAYRIARAMIATRVREEEKKAIDEGYIRSEMENIIKALERASDILTKVGTIRNSADAIEKNVDKLQESIRRHVENIQSHLPH; this is encoded by the coding sequence ATGGAACATGCAAATGGCCGCTCTGTGTTAAAGGAAGCTGAGGAGGACAGGATGGAGAAGTTGACTTTGACCTTGGAGATAACCGAAAGGGTTGTTTTGGAGTACTTGGAGCAGTTTCCAGAGGAGGTAAGGTGTGAAAAGGCCCTGGACGCGCTGAAAGTTGGCGTTATAGCCATTCAATCGGCTTCGCCCTCCTTGGACACCAGGGTGGTGGAAGAAAAGTTTCGCCAGGTTGAAGAGGATATAAACGGGGCAATCTCAGATTTCAAGGAAGAGATCAGGACGAAGCTGGAGCAGTACTTCAAGGCTGAGGGGGGCTTTGTTCCCCTGTGCCTTGAACGCTATTTTGGAGAGAACGGGAGTCTTGCCAGGGCCATGGAGGAGTATTTTGACATGGAGAGAGGAAGGCTTTCCGAGGTGCTTAAGCGCCAAGTAGGGCCCGAAAGTTTCCTGGGAAGACAGATGGATCCCGCCAACAGAGAGGGACTAATAGCGAGGGTAGAGTCAGTTGTTGAAGAGATAATTAAGGAAAACTCTCGGCAGGTACTGGGGGCCTTTTCCTTGGACGACGAGAACAGTTCATTGAGCCGCCTTAAACGGTCCATAAGGGAAGAGCTGGAGAGGTTCGATAAAAAGGCGTCTGAACAATATGCTTCCATCCTAGCTCTTTTGGAGAGGGAAAAGGGGAGGATGGAGGAGGCCCAAAGGGGTACTGCCAAGGGTAGAGATTTTGAAGATGCCCTTTATGAGCGATTGGCCCGGCTTGCCAGAGAGCTTGGGGATTGGTCGGAGAACGTCTCAGGCTCCAAGGGATCGGTGGCCTACGAGAAAGTAGGAGATTATGTAGTGCGCCTGGGGGAAGATTCGGCCGCTTCTGGAAAGGTGCTTGTCTTCGAGGCCAAGAAGGCCTCAGGGTACAACCTGAGGAAGATAAAGGACGAGCTGGACAGGGCAAAGAAGAACAGGGAAGCGGACATGGGAATCTTCGTCTTCTGCAAGGGATACGAGCCGCCGGAGGTGGGAGATTTCTACAGGATGGGCGGAGATTTCGTTGTCACCGTGGACGAAGACGCTCTTATGGGGGATAAGCCCGTAATATTTTTTGAGACAGCCTACAGGATAGCCCGAGCGATGATTGCCACGAGGGTAAGGGAGGAGGAGAAGAAGGCCATAGACGAAGGCTACATAAGAAGCGAGATGGAGAACATAATCAAGGCCTTGGAGAGAGCCTCCGATATCCTGACCAAGGTTGGGACCATTAGAAACAGCGCAGATGCCATAGAAAAGAACGTAGACAAACTCCAGGAGAGCATTAGGCGCCACGTGGAGAACATACAATCCCATCTGCCCCATTGA
- a CDS encoding 1-(5-phosphoribosyl)-5-amino-4-imidazole- carboxylate (AIR) carboxylase (PFAM: AIR carboxylase~COGs: COG1691 NCAIR mutase (PurE)-related protein~InterPro IPR000031~KEGG: tex:Teth514_2219 NCAIR mutase (PurE)-related protein-like protein~PFAM: 1-(5-phosphoribosyl)-5-amino-4-imidazole-carboxylate (AIR) carboxylase~SPTR: NCAIR mutase (PurE)-related protein-like protein) gives MYKDKILQILMNFKQDALSTDETLEALKKLLYEDLGFAKIDHHREMRKGFPEVIFCQGKTPQQVKEIALHMHKNGSNVLGTRSSKHHFEAVKEAIEEADYYEEARIIFIRNTVVNKAKGIIGVVAAGTSDLNVAEEAAVTAELLGNTVKRFYDVGVAGVHRLIDKLDEIRQCSVLIAIAGMEGALPTVLGGLVSSPIIAVPTSVGYGANFHGLSALLAMLNSCACGVSVVNIDNGFGAAYTASLINRIGES, from the coding sequence ATGTATAAAGATAAAATATTGCAGATTTTAATGAATTTTAAGCAAGACGCACTATCAACGGACGAAACATTAGAGGCTTTGAAGAAACTTCTTTATGAGGATTTGGGGTTTGCTAAGATAGACCACCACAGAGAAATGAGGAAGGGGTTCCCTGAGGTGATTTTTTGTCAGGGAAAGACTCCACAGCAAGTTAAAGAAATAGCTTTGCATATGCATAAAAATGGAAGCAACGTTTTGGGAACGAGATCTTCGAAGCATCATTTTGAGGCGGTAAAAGAAGCGATAGAAGAGGCAGATTACTATGAGGAAGCAAGGATAATTTTTATAAGAAACACGGTAGTTAATAAAGCGAAAGGAATAATTGGAGTAGTAGCTGCTGGGACTTCTGATCTAAATGTTGCCGAAGAAGCAGCTGTGACCGCAGAACTTCTGGGGAATACGGTAAAAAGGTTTTATGATGTAGGAGTTGCAGGGGTACATAGGCTCATAGATAAATTAGATGAAATCAGGCAATGCAGTGTTTTAATTGCTATTGCTGGTATGGAAGGGGCACTCCCTACTGTGTTAGGAGGATTGGTTAGTTCTCCCATAATTGCAGTACCTACTAGTGTGGGTTATGGCGCTAATTTTCATGGTTTATCCGCTCTTTTGGCCATGCTTAACTCCTGTGCCTGTGGAGTAAGTGTTGTAAACATAGATAATGGTTTTGGGGCGGCTTATACTGCAAGTTTGATAAACAGAATAGGAGAAAGCTAA
- a CDS encoding malic protein NAD-binding protein (PFAM: Malic enzyme, NAD binding domain; Malic enzyme, N-terminal domain~COGs: COG0281 Malic enzyme~InterPro IPR012301: IPR012302: IPR005829: IPR015884~KEGG: aco:Amico_1790 malate dehydrogenase (oxaloacetate-decarboxylating)~PFAM: malic protein NAD-binding; malic protein domain protein~SPTR: Malate dehydrogenase (Oxaloacetate-decarboxylating)), with protein MNSREDVYKRSLKLHKQYKGKISVESKMSVETMEDLSLVYTPGVAEPCREIERNPSSIFEVTSKGNMVAVVTDGTAVLGLGDIGPDAALPVMEGKAVLFKRFAGIDAFPICIDSKDPDEIVDIAAKIASSFGGINLEDISAPRCFEIERKLQERLDIPVFHDDQHGTAVIALAGLYNALKIVEKKLEDVKIVMTGAGAAGIAIAFFLLSAGARNVILCDRSGSIYEGRKEHMNPAKEEIAKKTNPGKEKGALEDVIKGADVFLGLSGPGLLTQDMVRSMNKDPIIFAMANPTPEIFPDEAKEAGAAVVATGRSDFPNQINNCLGFPGIFRGALDVRARAINEEMKLAATKALAELVSDEKLSPEYIIPSALDPRVVPAVAKAVAEAACKSGVARLPLE; from the coding sequence ATGAACAGCAGAGAGGATGTCTATAAGAGGTCGTTGAAATTGCATAAGCAGTACAAGGGCAAAATAAGTGTAGAAAGTAAGATGTCCGTTGAGACCATGGAGGACCTTTCTTTGGTTTACACGCCTGGGGTCGCAGAGCCATGCAGGGAGATAGAGAGAAATCCTTCCTCCATATTCGAAGTTACATCCAAGGGCAACATGGTAGCGGTGGTAACTGACGGCACCGCCGTCTTGGGGCTTGGTGACATAGGTCCAGACGCTGCCCTTCCAGTGATGGAGGGCAAGGCAGTGCTTTTCAAGCGTTTTGCGGGCATAGATGCCTTTCCTATATGCATTGATTCCAAGGACCCCGATGAGATAGTGGATATCGCTGCTAAAATAGCTTCCTCTTTTGGGGGTATAAACCTGGAGGATATCTCAGCCCCCAGATGTTTTGAGATAGAGAGGAAACTTCAAGAGAGGCTGGATATTCCTGTATTCCACGATGATCAGCACGGAACGGCCGTCATAGCTCTTGCAGGGCTTTATAATGCTCTGAAGATAGTGGAGAAGAAACTGGAGGACGTAAAGATCGTCATGACGGGAGCGGGAGCAGCGGGCATAGCCATAGCCTTTTTCCTTTTATCTGCAGGGGCAAGGAACGTAATATTGTGCGACAGGTCTGGTTCCATCTATGAGGGAAGAAAGGAGCACATGAACCCTGCTAAAGAAGAGATAGCAAAAAAGACCAACCCTGGCAAAGAGAAGGGGGCGCTGGAGGACGTAATAAAGGGTGCCGACGTGTTCTTGGGGCTTTCTGGTCCTGGACTTTTGACCCAGGATATGGTGCGTTCCATGAACAAGGACCCCATAATTTTTGCCATGGCGAACCCCACGCCGGAGATATTCCCCGATGAGGCCAAAGAGGCTGGGGCGGCCGTGGTTGCCACGGGCAGGAGCGACTTCCCCAACCAGATAAACAACTGCCTCGGTTTTCCGGGGATTTTCAGAGGGGCCTTGGATGTAAGAGCAAGAGCCATAAATGAAGAGATGAAACTTGCGGCGACAAAGGCCCTGGCTGAATTGGTTTCAGATGAAAAGCTGTCACCAGAGTACATAATCCCAAGTGCCTTGGATCCTCGAGTGGTCCCTGCTGTTGCAAAAGCTGTTGCGGAAGCGGCCTGCAAAAGCGGCGTGGCACGGTTGCCGTTGGAATAG
- a CDS encoding B3/4 domain protein (PFAM: B3/4 domain~COGs: COG3382 conserved hypothetical protein~InterPro IPR005146~KEGG: tai:Taci_1605 B3/4 domain protein~PFAM: B3/4 domain protein~SPTR: B3/4 domain protein), producing MRIEIAKEVFESYPNYRRYVVLAKGVDNSGRDEELEGMLREKEQAVRSCEDLSNYKEHPRILVWRKVFEDMNLNPNRFPPSIANLVKRVRSGKDLPFVNKLVCIFNIVSLKYIVPCGGDDLSVVRGTLLLGQAAGDETYNPLGKPQETETPAPGEIILYDTGTKDVFCRGWCWKNGDSSKITPETKVVAINIDAMMDVVPQEEHRRAAFEVAKLVKSKCGGEVDVWLLSPEKRWLDIEF from the coding sequence TTGAGGATAGAGATAGCAAAAGAGGTGTTCGAATCATACCCCAATTACAGGCGCTACGTAGTACTGGCCAAAGGAGTCGACAATTCAGGGAGGGACGAAGAGCTGGAAGGGATGCTCAGGGAAAAAGAGCAGGCTGTGAGAAGCTGTGAGGATCTTTCAAACTACAAGGAGCACCCCAGAATTTTGGTTTGGAGAAAGGTCTTCGAGGACATGAATTTGAACCCCAACAGGTTCCCCCCATCCATAGCGAACCTTGTGAAGCGGGTCAGATCTGGCAAGGATCTGCCCTTTGTCAACAAGTTGGTTTGCATATTCAATATCGTAAGCTTAAAGTATATAGTGCCTTGTGGAGGAGATGACCTGAGCGTCGTCAGGGGTACCTTGCTTTTGGGGCAAGCCGCAGGTGATGAGACATACAACCCCCTTGGTAAACCCCAAGAAACAGAAACCCCTGCGCCTGGGGAGATAATCCTTTACGATACGGGCACCAAAGATGTTTTCTGCAGAGGCTGGTGCTGGAAGAACGGCGATTCAAGCAAGATAACGCCCGAAACTAAGGTTGTGGCCATAAATATAGACGCCATGATGGACGTCGTCCCTCAAGAGGAGCACCGAAGAGCGGCTTTTGAAGTTGCCAAACTGGTGAAGTCCAAGTGCGGCGGTGAAGTTGACGTGTGGTTACTTTCGCCGGAAAAGAGGTGGCTTGATATTGAATTTTAG
- a CDS encoding protein of unknown function DUF111 (PFAM: Protein of unknown function DUF111~TIGRFAM: TIGR00299 family protein~COGs: COG1641 conserved hypothetical protein~InterPro IPR002822~KEGG: tmt:Tmath_0780 protein of unknown function DUF111~PFAM: protein of unknown function DUF111~SPTR: Putative uncharacterized protein), giving the protein MKVLYFDCFAGVSGDMIIASLLCHVNEEAFKRKVKKIALSDFDIEIGETRKNSIVARFFKVLHREKFHNHNRHMEDIREIISKSDLEENIKRISIEVFEKLAEAEAKVHGISPEEVHFHEVGAVDSIVDVIGAAILIDMIKPDKIVSSPLPLSSGFVKTLHGIMPVPAPATVELLKGIPVYKSDVKEEIVTPTGAAIIKTLVDEFDGVPDMRIGSVGYGAGTKDLEIPNLLRTYVGEEEKKPRTLMVLETNIDDMNPEFYQYLFELLFENGALDVFLTPTIMKKQRPGTLLTVTCRKEKINKLKEIIFRETSTFGVRCYETLRHELDRDFSIVNISGSEVRVKKGYLNGKLVKAHPEYEDVKAVAKKTGNSIVGIYRDVMKLIDFEC; this is encoded by the coding sequence ATGAAGGTTTTGTATTTTGATTGTTTTGCTGGAGTTTCCGGAGATATGATTATTGCTTCGTTATTGTGCCATGTTAATGAGGAAGCGTTCAAAAGAAAAGTAAAGAAGATAGCTTTGAGTGATTTTGATATAGAGATAGGAGAGACACGAAAGAACAGTATAGTTGCACGGTTTTTTAAAGTATTACACAGGGAAAAATTTCATAACCACAATAGACACATGGAAGATATAAGAGAAATAATTAGTAAAAGTGATTTAGAAGAAAACATTAAAAGAATAAGTATTGAGGTGTTTGAAAAATTAGCGGAAGCAGAGGCCAAGGTGCATGGAATCTCTCCTGAAGAAGTGCATTTTCACGAGGTTGGTGCAGTGGATTCAATAGTAGATGTAATAGGTGCGGCCATACTTATAGATATGATAAAGCCCGATAAGATTGTTTCCTCACCATTGCCATTGAGTTCAGGTTTTGTTAAGACGCTTCACGGTATTATGCCTGTGCCTGCACCTGCAACTGTAGAGTTGTTAAAAGGGATACCTGTTTATAAAAGTGATGTGAAAGAAGAAATAGTGACGCCTACTGGTGCAGCTATTATTAAAACTTTAGTCGACGAATTTGACGGTGTACCTGATATGAGGATAGGTTCTGTGGGATATGGTGCTGGTACTAAGGATTTAGAAATACCAAACCTATTGAGAACATATGTAGGTGAAGAAGAAAAAAAACCTAGAACGTTGATGGTTTTGGAAACAAATATAGATGATATGAATCCAGAATTTTACCAGTATTTATTTGAGTTACTCTTTGAAAATGGTGCATTAGATGTTTTTTTGACTCCTACCATTATGAAAAAACAGAGGCCGGGGACTCTTTTGACAGTGACTTGTAGAAAGGAAAAGATCAATAAGTTGAAAGAGATAATATTTAGAGAAACTTCCACTTTCGGTGTAAGGTGTTATGAAACGCTAAGACACGAGCTTGATAGGGATTTTTCAATAGTGAATATTTCGGGGAGCGAAGTAAGGGTAAAAAAAGGTTATTTAAATGGAAAACTTGTTAAAGCGCATCCAGAATACGAAGATGTTAAAGCTGTTGCTAAGAAAACAGGAAATTCAATTGTAGGAATTTATAGGGACGTTATGAAACTTATCGATTTTGAATGTTAG
- a CDS encoding ExsB family protein (PFAM: NAD synthase~TIGRFAM: TIGR00268 family protein~COGs: COG1606 ATP-utilizing protein of the PP-loop superfamily~InterPro IPR005232~KEGG: tex:Teth514_2220 ExsB family protein~SPTR: ExsB family protein;~manually curated), with translation MKDKREGKSAINAGVREKLQRLKGYIQSLGSALIAFSGGVDSTFLAKIGYDVLGDKIFAVTAVSPIHPSSEVEEAVNLAKEIGIPHAVVDFHDILEKEEFKKNPLNRCYICKFNLFLKFKTIANEKGLEHLLEGTNVDDVSDFRPGRRALKELGVLSPLLECGLTKEDIRILSKKIELPTWNKPSNPCLASRIPYREEITHYKLTMVEKAEESLKSLGFSGVRVRHHGDVARIELPKSQMIKVFEEGVTEQIVQKIKSTGFKYVALDLEGYRMGSLNEHSVERACHV, from the coding sequence ATTAAAGATAAGAGAGAGGGGAAGAGTGCAATAAACGCTGGCGTTAGGGAAAAGTTACAAAGATTAAAAGGGTATATACAAAGTTTGGGTAGTGCCCTGATTGCTTTTTCTGGAGGGGTTGATAGTACCTTTTTGGCTAAAATAGGTTACGATGTTTTGGGGGATAAGATATTTGCTGTGACTGCTGTTTCGCCTATACATCCTTCGAGCGAAGTAGAAGAAGCTGTGAATCTTGCTAAAGAAATAGGAATTCCCCATGCGGTTGTGGATTTTCATGACATTCTTGAGAAAGAAGAATTTAAAAAGAATCCTTTAAACAGATGCTATATATGCAAGTTTAATTTGTTTCTTAAGTTTAAAACTATTGCAAACGAAAAGGGCCTAGAACACCTTCTAGAAGGCACAAATGTAGATGATGTATCGGATTTTAGACCAGGTAGAAGAGCATTAAAGGAGCTAGGAGTTTTAAGCCCTTTGTTGGAGTGTGGCCTAACAAAGGAAGATATAAGAATCTTATCTAAAAAGATTGAACTTCCTACGTGGAATAAACCTTCTAACCCATGCCTTGCTTCAAGGATCCCTTATAGAGAAGAAATAACCCATTATAAGCTCACTATGGTGGAAAAAGCGGAGGAATCTTTGAAGAGTTTGGGTTTTTCGGGAGTTAGAGTTAGACACCACGGAGATGTTGCGCGAATAGAGCTTCCGAAATCACAAATGATAAAAGTTTTTGAAGAAGGCGTAACGGAACAAATTGTGCAAAAAATTAAGTCTACGGGGTTTAAATATGTGGCTTTGGATTTAGAAGGATATAGGATGGGTAGTTTGAATGAACATTCCGTAGAGAGGGCGTGTCATGTATAA